A single window of Candidatus Rhabdochlamydia oedothoracis DNA harbors:
- a CDS encoding pyruvate dehydrogenase complex E1 component subunit beta: protein MSTQLTEMREALRQALDEEMQKDPRVFIIGEEVAEYNGAYKVTKGMLEKWGPDRVIDTPIAELGFSGLAIGAAMTGLKPVVEFMSFNFSFVAFDQIISNAIKMYYMSGNRFSVPIVFRGPNGAAAQVSSQHSHCVEALYANFPGLIVIAPSNPYDAKGLLKSAIRQNNPVLFLENELSYGDKMEIPTKEYLVPIGKARVVRKGNHVTLISHSRMVLLCEEAAKELQTRGIQVELIDLRTIKPLDIDTIATSVRKTHFCVLVEEGHIFGGISAEVGFQIIEHCFDDLDAPLVRVAQKETPMPYSKVLEKQTMPTKEQIIEAVQKVLA from the coding sequence ATGAGCACCCAACTAACGGAAATGCGAGAAGCGTTGCGACAAGCTCTTGATGAGGAAATGCAGAAAGACCCACGTGTTTTTATCATAGGTGAGGAAGTAGCAGAATATAACGGAGCTTATAAAGTCACTAAAGGGATGTTAGAAAAATGGGGTCCTGATCGTGTAATAGATACACCCATTGCAGAACTTGGTTTCTCCGGACTTGCCATTGGAGCTGCAATGACAGGCTTAAAACCTGTGGTTGAGTTTATGAGTTTTAATTTCTCTTTTGTAGCTTTTGATCAAATCATATCTAATGCCATCAAAATGTATTACATGTCAGGCAATAGATTTTCCGTCCCGATCGTTTTTCGTGGGCCTAATGGAGCAGCAGCACAGGTTTCTTCACAGCATTCGCATTGTGTAGAGGCCCTCTATGCTAATTTTCCTGGATTGATTGTGATTGCTCCTAGCAATCCTTATGATGCAAAAGGCCTTTTAAAGTCGGCTATCCGTCAGAACAATCCCGTGCTTTTTCTGGAAAATGAGCTTTCCTATGGAGATAAAATGGAAATCCCCACAAAAGAGTATCTAGTGCCGATTGGAAAAGCGCGTGTTGTTAGAAAAGGAAATCACGTTACATTAATATCGCATAGTCGGATGGTTTTGCTTTGTGAGGAAGCTGCAAAAGAACTGCAAACCCGAGGAATTCAAGTAGAACTCATCGATTTAAGAACCATTAAGCCCCTTGACATCGATACTATTGCAACTTCTGTACGTAAAACCCATTTCTGTGTTCTTGTAGAAGAAGGGCACATATTTGGAGGAATTTCTGCAGAAGTAGGTTTTCAGATTATAGAGCATTGTTTTGATGATCTTGATGCTCCTCTTGTAAGAGTTGCGCAAAAAGAAACCCCTATGCCTTATTCCAAGGTATTGGAAAAGCAAACTATGCCCACTAAAGAGCAAATTATCGAAGCGGTGCAAAAAGTTTTAGCTTAA
- a CDS encoding pyruvate dehydrogenase complex dihydrolipoamide acetyltransferase, giving the protein MPFTVTMPKLSPTMEEGNIVKWLKKEGSYIKEGDAFIEIATDKSTVEHAALDEGWLRKILVQENHTAQVNQAIAIFTEEENESIEGYRPEGISLTQEEPPQEPQKQPTSNTEEPLEATTRIKASPLARKIAKKQGLNLNLVKGSGPKGRIMSRDLVFASSSTNMKQQELPKRAAGEFEEESLSPMRKVIAQRLQDAKSFIPHFYCAQEVQMDKVVSLREELISLGIKLSFNDFILRATALALREYPHVNSGFNPDSRTIIRFKTVDIAIAVSIPDGLITPIVRAADDKNLQELSKEVKSLAGKAQANKLKREEYEGGSFTISNLGMYGISEFVAIINPPQAAILAVGAIEEKPIVVDKKIVIGKTLKLQLSADHRVLDGIDAAKFLKTLQKYLEAPSMLLLEPV; this is encoded by the coding sequence ATGCCATTTACTGTAACCATGCCAAAACTATCTCCTACAATGGAAGAAGGAAATATTGTAAAGTGGCTTAAGAAAGAAGGCTCATATATCAAAGAAGGGGATGCTTTTATCGAAATTGCAACAGATAAATCTACAGTAGAGCATGCTGCTTTAGATGAAGGATGGTTGCGTAAGATCTTAGTTCAAGAAAATCACACAGCACAGGTAAATCAAGCAATCGCCATTTTTACCGAAGAAGAAAATGAAAGCATAGAGGGATATCGACCAGAAGGGATTTCTCTTACTCAAGAAGAACCTCCTCAAGAACCCCAAAAACAACCAACTTCAAATACAGAAGAGCCTTTAGAGGCTACAACTAGAATAAAAGCATCTCCTTTAGCTCGCAAAATTGCAAAAAAACAAGGATTGAATTTAAATCTTGTTAAAGGATCAGGTCCAAAAGGTAGAATTATGAGTCGAGATCTTGTCTTTGCATCGTCAAGTACTAATATGAAGCAACAAGAGCTTCCTAAAAGAGCTGCTGGAGAATTTGAAGAAGAGTCTCTATCTCCTATGCGTAAAGTGATTGCTCAACGTCTGCAAGATGCAAAAAGTTTTATTCCTCACTTTTATTGCGCACAAGAAGTGCAAATGGATAAAGTGGTCTCTCTAAGAGAAGAGTTAATTTCTTTAGGCATTAAACTCTCTTTTAATGATTTTATCCTGCGTGCTACCGCTTTAGCTCTAAGAGAGTATCCTCATGTAAATTCTGGGTTTAATCCCGATTCTCGCACAATTATACGTTTTAAGACCGTAGATATAGCAATAGCTGTCAGCATACCCGATGGGTTAATTACGCCAATTGTTCGCGCAGCCGATGATAAAAATCTACAAGAGCTTTCTAAAGAAGTAAAATCATTAGCTGGAAAAGCGCAGGCAAATAAGCTAAAGCGGGAAGAATATGAAGGGGGCTCATTTACCATTTCTAATTTAGGAATGTACGGCATTTCAGAATTTGTAGCGATCATCAATCCACCACAAGCTGCTATTTTAGCTGTAGGAGCGATTGAAGAAAAACCTATTGTAGTGGATAAAAAAATAGTCATAGGCAAGACGTTAAAACTTCAATTGTCCGCTGATCATCGAGTATTAGATGGAATAGATGCGGCTAAATTTTTAAAAACCCTACAAAAGTATTTAGAAGCGCCGTCTATGCTTCTCTTAGAGCCTGTTTAA
- a CDS encoding transposase, protein MGTTIYDIFCGILYILKSGCQWRMLPIEYPKWE, encoded by the coding sequence ATCGGAACCACTATATATGATATTTTTTGTGGAATTTTGTACATTTTAAAAAGTGGTTGCCAGTGGCGTATGTTACCCATAGAATATCCTAAATGGGAATGA
- a CDS encoding IS630 family transposase, which translates to MKKLIPSQRADLEHKLKHPKDYSERNRLCVILGYDEGISTKNLAKTLRISPITVQKYLREYDSENKTGSSPRGGSKSKLSQDQKESLLKHLQEKTYLKVKGIIAYVHEQYGIKYSRSGMTDWLIQHGFVYKRPKKIPGKLDPEKQRIFIEQYRALKETLNPDEEIYFIDAVHPEHQSQAVCGWIKKGVQKTLQTSGKQLRLHFAGALCLTGMKIFTEEYKTVDADAMLDFFKKLEKQTEARIIHVILDNARSNKNKKLEEFLMSSRIKVHYLPPYSPNLNPIERLWKILKEKKVYNRYYETSVTFFQAIRGFFLEEIPKITDILKCRINDKFQVVDLNPIKLAV; encoded by the coding sequence ATGAAAAAACTGATCCCTAGCCAGAGAGCTGACTTAGAACACAAGTTAAAGCATCCAAAAGACTATTCTGAACGGAATAGGCTTTGTGTAATTTTGGGCTATGATGAGGGTATCTCAACAAAAAATCTTGCTAAAACACTCCGGATAAGCCCTATCACTGTTCAGAAATACCTCAGAGAATATGATTCCGAAAATAAAACTGGAAGTAGCCCTCGAGGCGGTAGCAAATCAAAACTTTCACAAGACCAAAAAGAGTCTCTACTAAAACACCTACAGGAAAAGACCTATCTTAAAGTCAAAGGGATCATAGCTTATGTGCATGAGCAATATGGGATAAAATATTCCCGAAGTGGCATGACAGATTGGCTCATACAGCACGGATTTGTTTATAAACGTCCTAAAAAGATTCCTGGGAAATTAGATCCTGAAAAACAACGAATTTTCATAGAACAATATAGGGCTTTAAAGGAGACCTTAAACCCTGATGAAGAGATCTATTTCATAGATGCTGTGCATCCTGAACATCAGTCCCAAGCCGTATGTGGATGGATCAAAAAAGGCGTTCAAAAGACTTTGCAGACATCCGGGAAACAATTGCGATTGCATTTTGCTGGAGCTCTTTGCCTGACAGGAATGAAGATTTTTACAGAGGAATATAAGACAGTTGATGCCGATGCAATGCTCGATTTTTTCAAGAAGCTAGAAAAACAGACAGAGGCTCGAATTATTCATGTAATTTTGGATAATGCAAGATCAAACAAAAATAAGAAACTAGAAGAGTTTCTGATGTCTTCTAGGATTAAAGTGCACTATCTCCCTCCTTATTCGCCGAATTTGAATCCTATTGAACGCTTGTGGAAGATCTTAAAGGAAAAGAAGGTATACAATCGATATTACGAAACGTCGGTGACTTTTTTTCAGGCAATTAGAGGATTCTTCTTAGAAGAGATACCGAAAATAACAGATATTTTGAAATGTAGGATAAACGACAAGTTTCAAGTCGTTGACTTAAATCCCATTAAGCTAGCCGTTTGA
- a CDS encoding magnesium transporter CorA family protein: MIQYFFKTAKDESFIPIPSAKDGCWIHVEEALAADLDQVGLLIGLEYSDLQDSLDRYEIARIEHIKNNVLIFSRCPIELDNAVGLYTETLTMIITPCYFITISPQKNGILRGFLNKPNTFATTQRSKLVIHLCMRVIQEFTMQIRKVRYYVLMQEKEIISVDSEDITILTRQEEILNQYLSSLEPMELVLKELPSGKYIPLQDKDQALLEDVFHSLKQSETICENALKSIRSLRDSYQIIFTNNLHKTIKLLTALTIIFNIPTIVSSVYGMNIALPFADNMHAFAIILSLIFGFSLLFLWFFKRKMWL; encoded by the coding sequence ATGATCCAGTATTTCTTTAAAACAGCAAAAGACGAATCTTTTATTCCGATCCCCTCTGCTAAAGATGGCTGCTGGATTCATGTGGAAGAAGCATTAGCTGCTGATTTAGATCAGGTAGGTCTACTGATTGGGTTGGAATATAGTGACCTTCAAGATAGTCTTGATCGTTATGAAATTGCTCGTATTGAGCATATTAAAAATAATGTACTGATCTTTTCTCGTTGTCCTATCGAATTAGACAATGCTGTTGGTTTATATACAGAAACACTAACCATGATCATTACCCCTTGCTACTTTATTACCATTAGTCCTCAAAAAAATGGCATATTACGAGGATTTTTGAATAAACCAAATACCTTTGCTACAACACAACGCTCTAAATTAGTTATTCATTTATGTATGCGGGTAATTCAAGAATTCACTATGCAGATCAGAAAGGTGCGTTATTACGTCTTAATGCAAGAAAAAGAAATCATCAGTGTAGATAGTGAGGATATCACTATTTTAACCCGTCAGGAAGAAATTCTAAATCAATATCTCTCTAGCTTAGAGCCGATGGAATTGGTATTGAAAGAACTTCCATCTGGAAAATACATTCCTCTGCAAGATAAAGACCAAGCTCTTTTAGAAGATGTATTCCACTCTTTAAAACAATCAGAAACCATTTGCGAAAATGCTTTAAAAAGTATTAGAAGCTTAAGAGATTCTTATCAGATCATTTTCACTAATAACTTACATAAAACAATTAAACTGCTAACAGCATTAACTATTATCTTTAATATTCCCACTATTGTAAGCAGTGTTTATGGGATGAACATAGCACTACCTTTCGCAGATAACATGCATGCTTTTGCCATTATTTTATCTTTAATTTTTGGATTTAGTTTACTTTTTCTATGGTTTTTCAAACGTAAGATGTGGTTATAA
- a CDS encoding helix-turn-helix domain-containing protein codes for MIFNNQTQKETLSKGNHHLTYDQRCQIYILKARGDTSSSIATILKVHHSTISRELKRNKGQRGYRHQQAQEKAFLRKNSQPNKKMTPQILTRIEEKIKLQFESSDETSHRFRWFEDALPLFDYVQYLLL; via the coding sequence GTGATTTTTAACAATCAAACACAAAAAGAGACCTTGTCTAAAGGCAACCATCACCTAACCTATGACCAAAGATGTCAGATTTATATTTTAAAAGCTAGAGGAGATACATCTAGCTCAATAGCAACCATTCTAAAAGTTCATCATAGCACTATTAGTAGGGAACTTAAGAGAAATAAAGGGCAACGAGGATACCGTCATCAGCAAGCTCAAGAAAAAGCATTTCTTAGAAAAAATTCTCAACCCAATAAAAAAATGACTCCTCAAATACTTACCCGTATTGAAGAAAAAATCAAGTTGCAATTTGAATCGTCTGATGAAACTTCTCACAGATTCCGTTGGTTTGAGGATGCCTTGCCTTTGTTCGATTATGTTCAATATCTTCTATTGTAA
- a CDS encoding IS630 family transposase — MAFYKERNAEARAEYLKKIEAISPEKRVYLDQSGISQYVHRQYARSARGKQIFGGISGKRFGRQSVISALQGKKLLAPMCFEGTCNTDLFNVWLKQELIPNLTHGQVLILDNASFHKSKTTRTLIEESGYEMLFLPPYSPDLNPIEKYWANMKTKIRELLPTVANLSEALDQAVLSMSI, encoded by the coding sequence ATTGCGTTTTATAAGGAAAGGAATGCGGAAGCAAGAGCGGAATATCTAAAAAAGATAGAAGCAATTTCTCCTGAAAAAAGGGTCTATTTGGATCAGAGCGGAATCAGTCAATATGTGCATAGGCAATATGCGAGGAGCGCGAGGGGAAAACAAATATTTGGAGGAATTTCAGGAAAACGATTTGGTAGACAGAGTGTAATTTCGGCACTACAAGGGAAGAAATTGCTGGCACCGATGTGTTTTGAAGGAACTTGCAATACGGATCTATTTAATGTATGGCTAAAACAGGAATTGATTCCAAATTTGACTCATGGCCAAGTTTTGATTCTCGATAACGCGAGCTTTCATAAATCAAAGACAACTAGAACATTGATAGAGGAAAGTGGATACGAAATGCTCTTTCTCCCGCCTTATTCACCGGACTTAAATCCTATCGAAAAATATTGGGCCAATATGAAAACGAAAATCCGAGAACTTTTACCTACTGTAGCTAATTTATCCGAAGCCTTAGATCAAGCTGTTTTATCAATGTCGATTTAA
- a CDS encoding IS630 transposase-related protein, with translation MPKPYSMDLRKRVLQYLEENNDKMKASQLFQVGIATVYRWVKRKKQRGNVEPLKKKSTYKKIDDQRLIAYVEKNPDHFLSEIAKHFGLTLQAIFYALKRLKITRKKRLRFIRKGMRKQERNI, from the coding sequence ATGCCTAAACCTTATTCAATGGATCTAAGAAAACGAGTGCTTCAATACCTAGAAGAAAATAACGACAAAATGAAGGCCAGCCAGCTATTTCAAGTTGGGATTGCAACTGTCTACCGATGGGTAAAGCGTAAGAAACAAAGAGGAAACGTAGAACCTCTAAAAAAGAAAAGCACTTATAAGAAAATTGATGATCAGAGATTAATCGCTTATGTAGAAAAAAACCCCGATCATTTTTTATCAGAGATTGCAAAGCATTTTGGTTTGACTTTGCAAGCAATCTTTTACGCTTTGAAAAGACTCAAGATCACAAGAAAAAAAAGATTGCGTTTTATAAGGAAAGGAATGCGGAAGCAAGAGCGGAATATCTAA
- the lpxD gene encoding UDP-3-O-(3-hydroxymyristoyl)glucosamine N-acyltransferase, with amino-acid sequence MKKFTLQEIAAFTESTLVGNPHHLINNVDSLENAGPEDASFLANPRYCTSMSQSKAGVICVDNTFPVEEGKNFLLSDNPSITFQKIIKALLLPQNNSGFKGIHPTAVIHESAEIGQNVQIGPSVVIDENTKIGNGCIIYPFTFVGLNSCLGEACIIYSHVTIREKIILGNRVILQPGVVVGSCGFGYTTDQNGQHSKLEQLGSVIIEDDVEIGANTTIDRARFKVTRIGKGTKIDNLVQIAHNVSLGSHNIVVSQTGIAGSVKTGENVMFGGQVGVVGHVEIASNVMIATRGGVSKSIDKPGKYGGSPVIPLPKYNREQARVRNIPKYLAQIEELKKRVEELEKALETSHDLKTMRLKAQQNIL; translated from the coding sequence ATGAAAAAATTTACTCTACAAGAAATTGCTGCGTTTACAGAATCAACTTTAGTAGGCAATCCCCACCATCTCATTAATAATGTTGACTCACTAGAAAATGCAGGCCCTGAAGATGCTTCCTTTTTAGCTAACCCTCGTTACTGTACATCGATGAGCCAGTCTAAGGCGGGAGTAATCTGTGTAGACAACACTTTTCCTGTAGAAGAAGGAAAAAATTTTCTTCTATCTGATAACCCTTCCATTACTTTTCAAAAGATTATAAAAGCTCTCTTGCTCCCGCAAAATAATTCAGGTTTTAAAGGAATCCATCCTACTGCAGTTATTCACGAGAGTGCAGAAATTGGCCAAAATGTACAAATAGGCCCTTCCGTTGTAATCGACGAAAATACAAAAATTGGCAATGGATGCATCATCTATCCCTTCACTTTTGTGGGTCTTAATAGTTGTCTTGGAGAAGCTTGCATCATTTATTCCCATGTAACCATTCGAGAAAAAATCATCCTTGGTAATCGCGTTATTCTACAACCGGGGGTTGTCGTTGGTTCTTGTGGTTTTGGATATACGACAGATCAAAATGGCCAACATTCCAAATTAGAACAACTCGGTTCTGTTATTATTGAAGATGATGTAGAAATAGGTGCCAATACCACAATCGATCGAGCTCGTTTTAAAGTAACTAGAATAGGTAAAGGAACAAAAATTGATAACCTCGTTCAGATCGCCCACAATGTAAGCCTTGGATCTCATAATATCGTTGTATCTCAAACAGGGATTGCTGGTTCTGTGAAAACAGGTGAAAATGTTATGTTTGGCGGACAAGTAGGTGTTGTAGGCCATGTGGAAATTGCCAGTAATGTCATGATTGCTACCCGTGGTGGAGTCAGTAAATCTATTGATAAACCAGGCAAATACGGAGGCAGTCCTGTCATACCCCTTCCCAAGTACAACAGAGAACAAGCACGTGTTAGAAATATTCCAAAGTACTTAGCGCAAATTGAAGAGTTAAAAAAAAGAGTAGAAGAACTAGAGAAAGCTTTAGAAACCTCTCATGACCTAAAGACTATGCGATTGAAAGCACAGCAAAATATCTTATAA
- a CDS encoding OmpH family outer membrane protein, which translates to MKNPFISTVLFFTVLSTSLIATEYKVVNTRDCFMNSKLGKQEQEAFENLKNQKAALIEDVSKQLEDIVKKLSDPVILDSMNPETKQKLENDYARLSQDLKGMYEECQQILYQKEMQIGQKLQSNIDQALEEMNKEDGCIILKSDACHYYPKELDITNTVVKKLDERFDQIAQTQKKTPNETKHEVVK; encoded by the coding sequence ATGAAAAATCCATTTATCTCGACCGTATTGTTTTTTACAGTCCTTAGCACGTCTTTAATAGCTACTGAGTACAAGGTAGTAAACACCAGGGACTGTTTTATGAATTCTAAGTTAGGCAAACAAGAGCAAGAAGCCTTCGAAAATCTTAAAAATCAAAAAGCAGCCTTAATTGAAGACGTAAGCAAACAGCTCGAAGATATTGTGAAAAAGCTAAGCGATCCAGTCATTTTAGATAGCATGAATCCGGAAACAAAGCAGAAATTAGAAAATGATTATGCTAGATTGAGTCAAGATTTGAAAGGAATGTATGAAGAATGTCAGCAAATTCTCTATCAGAAAGAGATGCAGATTGGCCAAAAGCTACAAAGCAATATTGATCAAGCGCTAGAGGAAATGAACAAAGAAGATGGTTGTATTATTTTAAAGAGCGATGCATGCCACTATTATCCTAAGGAATTAGATATAACCAACACTGTGGTTAAAAAATTAGATGAAAGATTTGATCAAATAGCTCAAACACAAAAAAAAACTCCTAATGAAACAAAGCACGAAGTAGTAAAATAG
- the bamA gene encoding outer membrane protein assembly factor BamA encodes MKYQMIKQFATYLSLIAFTSLCSLSSAFTSSSTIVFEECRIADIDLQVENLSINTSFNPQIVLSKLKSKVGNIFSQADFDADLKTLVADYDRVEPSIQVRDQQVYITLKMWPRSKVRSITWNGNKKIKTTALQKELGLKPNAVFNRQSFNKSFNKVKEYYVKKGYFESQLQYIIVPHPKTNEVSINIEVHEGRSGRIEDMIFQGFTKEEISELLGMIYTKKYNLLSWLTGKGTYHEEGLEQDRLAIVNYLQNLGYADAKVDIQIHEAETEGKIILVISAEKGPIFHFNAIQFEGNELFSNEEIEKLLLIHEGDVYSPEKLRKTLQAIKDLYGRKGYLEANIQAEAQPCVNDTAFNTSFHIDEGKKYRIGMIRIYGNMATQAHVILRESLLIPGETFDTAKLQATENRLQNVGYFESVNVYAVRTEDEEQFGENYRDIYIEVKESKTGHASLFVGFSSAESIFGGLDFSEANFNIKGFASLFSEGSAALRGGGEYAHLRLSFGKKQQAYTLSWLNPYFCDSLWRVGFDVFNTYSELTSKKYDIQKLGFDLHASYPLNSFWTFGIKYRFNNSRTHISQSAAPLEREQAHQEGIVSGFGPSLTFDSTDSPFKPHKGFRSRLETEFAGLGGDFYFWRFAYLNSYYIPIWKCGTFKSRFDFNFIEPVGRTSQPTQIPLGERFFIGGINSVRGYRDFDLGDHFSNGDPTGGISSTVLSLEYLHQILPFVDGFIFVDAGSIGLKHWYIKDFKFSAGFGVRIEIANRVPITLGMGFPINPSGRNEVRRFFFSMGGQF; translated from the coding sequence TGGGAAATATTTTTTCTCAAGCAGATTTTGACGCGGATTTAAAAACACTTGTTGCAGATTACGATCGAGTAGAACCTTCTATACAGGTTCGGGACCAACAGGTGTATATCACATTAAAAATGTGGCCAAGATCTAAAGTTCGCTCGATTACATGGAATGGAAATAAAAAAATTAAAACCACAGCTTTGCAAAAAGAATTGGGTCTTAAGCCTAATGCTGTTTTCAATCGGCAGTCTTTCAATAAATCTTTTAACAAAGTTAAAGAATACTACGTTAAAAAAGGTTATTTCGAATCACAGCTACAATATATAATCGTACCGCATCCAAAGACAAATGAAGTATCCATTAATATTGAAGTTCATGAAGGACGCTCAGGCCGAATTGAAGATATGATCTTTCAGGGTTTCACAAAAGAAGAAATAAGCGAATTGCTGGGGATGATCTATACAAAAAAATATAATCTACTCAGCTGGCTAACAGGTAAAGGGACCTATCATGAGGAGGGATTAGAACAAGACCGTTTAGCCATTGTGAATTATCTTCAAAACTTAGGGTATGCAGATGCAAAGGTTGATATACAAATTCATGAAGCTGAAACAGAAGGAAAAATTATTCTGGTTATCTCCGCAGAAAAAGGGCCTATTTTTCATTTTAATGCCATTCAATTTGAAGGTAATGAATTATTTTCCAACGAAGAAATCGAAAAGCTCCTTCTCATCCACGAAGGCGATGTGTATTCGCCTGAAAAATTACGAAAAACCTTGCAAGCCATTAAAGATCTATATGGACGCAAGGGGTACTTAGAAGCAAATATCCAAGCTGAAGCCCAACCATGCGTAAACGATACAGCTTTTAATACCTCTTTTCATATTGATGAGGGAAAAAAATATCGCATTGGCATGATTCGGATATATGGGAATATGGCTACACAAGCCCATGTCATCTTGCGCGAATCACTTCTCATACCAGGTGAAACCTTTGATACAGCAAAGCTGCAAGCTACAGAAAACAGATTGCAAAATGTTGGTTATTTCGAAAGTGTAAATGTATATGCAGTCCGTACAGAAGATGAAGAGCAATTTGGTGAAAATTACCGAGATATTTACATTGAGGTTAAAGAAAGCAAAACCGGTCATGCTAGCTTGTTTGTAGGGTTTAGTAGTGCAGAAAGCATTTTTGGCGGATTGGATTTCTCTGAAGCGAATTTTAATATTAAAGGTTTTGCAAGTCTTTTTTCAGAAGGCTCTGCAGCGCTCAGAGGAGGGGGTGAATATGCGCATCTTCGTCTAAGTTTCGGAAAAAAACAACAAGCCTACACGCTCTCTTGGTTAAATCCTTATTTTTGCGATAGTTTATGGAGAGTGGGCTTTGATGTATTTAATACCTATAGCGAATTAACGTCTAAAAAGTACGATATTCAAAAGCTAGGTTTTGATTTACACGCCTCTTATCCTCTTAATAGTTTCTGGACCTTTGGAATAAAATATCGTTTCAATAATTCCAGAACGCATATATCCCAAAGCGCTGCTCCATTAGAAAGAGAGCAGGCGCATCAAGAAGGGATTGTATCAGGATTTGGACCATCTCTTACTTTTGATTCTACTGATAGCCCTTTTAAACCACACAAAGGATTTCGTTCACGCTTAGAAACAGAGTTTGCTGGTTTAGGAGGAGATTTTTATTTTTGGCGTTTTGCTTATTTAAATAGTTACTATATACCTATTTGGAAATGTGGAACCTTTAAATCTCGTTTTGACTTTAACTTTATTGAACCTGTTGGCAGAACCAGTCAACCTACGCAAATTCCTTTAGGAGAGCGTTTCTTTATTGGGGGAATTAACTCTGTACGTGGTTATCGCGACTTTGATTTAGGAGACCATTTTTCTAATGGAGATCCCACCGGTGGTATTTCCTCTACTGTACTATCTCTTGAATATTTACATCAAATCCTCCCTTTTGTAGATGGATTTATTTTTGTAGATGCAGGGAGTATTGGATTGAAACACTGGTATATTAAAGACTTTAAATTTAGTGCAGGTTTTGGAGTACGTATTGAAATAGCAAACCGAGTTCCTATCACTTTAGGAATGGGTTTTCCAATCAACCCTTCAGGACGCAATGAAGTGCGTAGATTTTTCTTTTCTATGGGTGGACAATTTTAA